A region of the Candidatus Izemoplasmatales bacterium genome:
ACTTTGATGGAACCAAGGAATAATCTTTCCGGATCAGATCTTCCATTTTCACTGCTTTGCAGAGTTCAGGAACATTATGGTATTTTGATGTGTCTCGTCCTTGCCAATCATGGTAAATCTTCTTGATTTTCTGTACTTGAGCGGGGTCAAACTCCACGAATTTCTTATCAAACAAATTCGTATTCCATGTACGTAAATCGATGAATAGAATTTCGTTTTGGCGATCGCGAAGATGGCGTTCAACCAAACTTACGACCGGTTTTCCCTCTTCATCAACCGTCAAACTACCATCTACATTCAATTTATACTCAACGCACTTTTTTCTTTGCTCTTTCTTGTTGTTATTCAAAATCCAGAGTGTTACGGAAATATCCGTTGAGTAAAACATTTCTCTCGGAAGAATGATAATGGCCTCTATCTTGTCTTGTTCAATCAATTGCTTTCTGATACGATATTCCGAATTCGTCGAATCAACGGTTTCGCTTTCATCGTCTTCACTATCACCGTTTCCAATTCGAGATCCTTTACTTCCTGCTCCGAGCGCTCCGTTCGCCAAAAGGAACCCGGCAATTCCATGATTGACATCGAGCTTGGAAAGCATATGTAAAATCCAAGCATAGTTGGCGTTGCTAGCCGGAGGGATGACGGTTTCTCCACCGATTCTCCAACGCGGATCCGTTGCCAAAGATTCCGAGTACCAACTTTTTAAGTTGAACGGGGGGTTCGCCATAATGAAATCCATTTTTTCGTCTTTGTGCTGATCCTCAAGGAATGTGGAGAATGCTTTTTGACCCAGGTTATTTGAAATGCCACGAATAGCAAGATTCATCTTGGCCAATTTATATGTTGTGGGGTTTTCTTCCTGCCCCCAAACTGATATGTTGTCTTTATCCCCTTGGTGATTTTCAACGAACTTGAGAGACTGAATGAACATTCATCCGGATCCGCAGCATGGATCATAAATGCGTCCGCTAAATGGTTCTATCAATTCCGCAATCAAGTCCACGATCGTCTTCGGGGTGTAGTATTCCCCCGCCTTCCCTTCGTAGATGGAAAATACGGAAAGAAAATACTCATAGACTCGTCCAATCAAATCTTTCTCATGGAAACGTTCTTCAGATATTTTATTAATCTCATCAATGAGAGAACTCAATTGTTTGATTTCCAGGTTGAGTGGTGCATATAGATTTAGCTCTAGTGCACCTTTCAGTGAAGGGTTGTTATCCTCGATGTCCTTCATTGCGGCATCTAGAATCGTGGCGATGTTGTTCTTTGCTTTATTGGAAACAATATAACTCCAACGGGATGTCTCGTTCAAATAGAAGACATTGTCAGAAAGGTAGAATGACGGCGTAGTTAAAAAGACCTCATTGTCACCATAGATGTTCCTAATTTTGTCTTGTTGCTTGATAAATTTGTCTCCCACAAACTTGAGAAATGCCAATCCCAAAACGGCTTTCCGGTTGTCTGATTTTTCTCTTGTTCGCAATACGTTGCAACAGTTCCAAAGAACAGACTCTAAGCTGATTTCTTTTACCTTTTTCTCTTTTTCCATTTGTTGTTCACCCATTCTATTAGTATGTGAAACCCATTTATGAATATTCTACCATTTTATAATCCTTTTTTCAGGCCATCTTGAGAATTAACATAAAATTGTCCCGTGGTATTCACCATTAAATATGGATTTTCTCAATATTGTTATTTCTCGATAGAAATATCAGATTTTCAAAAATTGGTCGGCCGTTTTTTCGAGGCCCCATCGAACGGTACCCCATGTCCGGTTATTTATCTGAACGGGGGGGGATATCACAACAAGATATTGTTTTTTTTTCCGTTTCGCGCGCGATGAAACTTAAGTTATCCAAGGGTTCCAATGATGTCTCTCGTGTATGTGTCAAGTCATTCTATGCAAAACTTACTCAATGCACAAACACCCTAGCTGATATAGGATTGAAGGCACTCTATTGCCCCTTCGCTTTTCAACATATCTTTTCGAGTGTCTTAAAAAATCGCGAAAAACCACCCGGTTTTTTGCTTTATCCAGTTTATCTTATATATCTATTTACTTTCCTTTACTTTCCTTTGTGTACCGATGTCGTCATTAACTCGATTATTGTATGCATTAACCCTGTTTTTGGCACAAAATAGGGGGTTATTGTCGTCATTAACTCGATTATTGTCAACATTAATGTTTTGTCAAATATTACATCGATTTCAAAGTTAATGTCGACAATAACTCCCATCCCAACACAACTGTCATTTGTGAGAAAATCGCTTCTCTAGAATGAGATATTGGTGAGATTTTCCTTCGATTTTCTCAATTTTTTCACTTAGGTAATTGAAAACTACTTGACGACCGGTTGACAACCTATTGACGACCTATTGCGATACACTTGACGTTTCCGTTCACACGAATTACCGGTAATGCAACTTTTTCTCGTCGGCGAACGATTGTGCCACTGGCGGGTAGGCAAGTATATTTCCGTTTGGTATACTATCTCGGAATCAAGGAGAAACATATCTCTCCAAAGCAATCGTTATCGAAATAGAACTTGATAATTCTTGCTTCCAGAGTGATGTATATGGTACGCCAAACAGAAGGGAACCATTCACCATGCAAAACAAGCAAGTCAAGATCATCAAACCCGTTATGACCTTCGAACAAAATGCCAGCGGAGACTTCATCCCATCTAAGAAAAGAGTCTGTGCCTATTGCCGCGTCTCCACGGACAACGTCGAACAGAAGACCAGCTATGATGCCCAAGTCGACGAATACACAAAACGCATCCTTTCCAATCCGACTTGGCAAATGGTCCGGATTTATGCGGATGAAGGGCTAAGCGGTACGTCCACGAAGAACCGCAAGGAATTCAATGCGATGATCGAAGCTTCACGGAATGGGGAAATCGATTTGATCCTGACGAAGTCGATTTCCCGATTCACGAGAAACACCGTCGATTGTCTCAATTTCATCCGTGAGTTGCGAACACTCGGAGTCGAGATCTACTTCGAGAAAGAGAACATCTACTCTTCCGACACCAAGGTTGACTTCTTACTAACGATAATGTCTTCCATCGCTCAGGAAGAAGCCAGGAACGTCAGCGAGAACGTCAAGTGGAATATCCGCAAACGCTTCAGCGAAGGCGATCCGGTGGTCAACAACAAACGGTTCCTTGGATACACCCGAGACAAGGAAACGAAGCAACTGGTCCCGATTCCCGAACAAGCCAAAATCGTCCAGGAGATCTTCGCGCTCTATGTCTCCGGCATCGGTCCAGCTAAAATCTGTCAATTACTCCAAGCGAAAGGCTACAAGACCGGCGCCGGCAGAACCTATTGGCGAAATAGCACCATCAACTTCATTCTGTCCAATGAGAAGTACTGTGGAGATCTAATCATGCAGAAGACGATCACCACGGATTATCTTACCCACAAGCGCGTGAAGAACGACAACATCGCTCCCAAATTCCATGTGGAAGACAACCACGAACCGATCATCGACCGGGAGACCTTCCTGCTCGCTCAGAAAATCAAAGAAGCCAGAGCCCTGCAAACGGTCGGGAAGGATAAGAATCTATCCAAGTATACGTACCGTTACCCGTTCTCTGGCATCATCATCTGTCACGAGTGCGGTCGCACCCTGAAACGGCGTTATTGGAACTACGGCACGCCTTCGGCGCGCGTAATGCAGCAATGTGGCGGTTATGTCGAGGGGAAGCACAATTGTCGCGCAAAAGCCCTATATCAAGAATCCATCGAGGGCGCAAGTCTGCAGATGCTCAACGAGGTCTTCTGGAACAATCCTCAAACAATGGAGTTGCTTGAAGAGACTTTCGCGAAGAACAAAGTGCAAAGCGAGCATGAAGTGAAATTGGTCGCTTTGGAAAAAGAGAAATCGGAACTCCAATCCCAATTGACTCAATTGGTTGATTTGAAGATTTCGACTCCGGATTTACCGGAAGAGGTCTTCATGAAAAAGTATCAAGCCTTGAACGGTCAGATTCGAACCAAGATGAACGACATCAATGCGACTGAAAAACAGATTATGATCAAGTTTCAGAAGGAATCCAAGTTATCCCAAATGAAGAAGATTCTCGCGAAACAAACGAAACCATTTGAGGATCTCGATATTGATGTCTTTCGCACCTTCATCTATCGAATCATCGCGGTCAGTCGAACTCAGATCGTATTCTGCATCTCGACGGACAACGAGTATTCGGATGCGGAGTTCTCGGCAAGAAGATACGAGTTCTCTATCCTTCCAGCAATCGCGAATGGCACAATCCACATGGGAAAATACAAGAACACACTCAAATATCGAGTCGCCCTCATTTAGCAATCAGAAAATATGCCAAATTCCATATCTATATTTCCTTGGTATGCAAATGTATCGATTGGATCACAGAAAAAACCATTATTTAGTAAACATATCTATAATAGTGCTGTCGTCCACATCGTCAGACGAACGAGGAGTATCATTAAAAACATCGATTTCTTCGTCTGTTTTATCAGAGAAATATGTATCATGTGCGGCAGTAACCATACTTTCAATTCGCGATTCTTTTTGATCCAAGTATTTGATTATTTCATCTTCATTTACGGAAATCGATCCGTTTATTATCGGATCAATTTCTGATAGTTCTTTCATTCTATCGGCGGCTTCTATTTTTAATGATTCTATCAGCTGCCCATCATCATAATCTGTTCCGTCAAAGTAATCAGACGCAGACGTTTCTAATTGTTTTTCTAGAAAATCAATAACCTCATCAATGTGATTGTCTAGATATTTCTCTTTAAATATTGGATACGAACTTGAACTCAATTCCTTCGCATATTCTCTTGTTAATTCGTTGTAAATTTCCAAAGCGTGATTATAATCCAAATTGGAAATGACTTTGTTTAGAACATCGATCTCCGTTACTCTTTCTACATAGCCTAATTTGGATGCCATACTATGCTCCATTGCGGCTACTATTATGTCTTGATAATTGAATCTTCGACTGAACCCGATGAGGGGACGGTCTTTTCTTAATGTATCTACGACAAAGTCGCTTATATAATCCGAAAATTGATCGGGGTGTTTAGTAATATACTGCAATGCTATCAATTCAGGAATTTCAAGACGTTCTGAAATAATCGACGAAATCTTATTGTTCTGAATTAGCCCATACAATCTGTCGCTGTCTGCGAAATTCTCAATTAAGGTGAAGTATTGTTCAATGTACATTCCTGATTCTAGGATTTGCTCTTTTTCATACGGTGTAATTACCCCCTTAATAAAGTCAATTATAGACGGGTTGGCAAAAGAAATATAAGGGTGAGACAAATTTGATGAACTAATCTTTATTAGAAAGCTATTCGTTAATGAATCTAGGGACTTTTTATAAGGGTCAATCGTTTTATCAATAGTCGGAATACCGGTTATACGTTTTTCAAATGCCGCACGCAGTTTATCGGTGAATACAATAGTATCCGATATTGAATATAACGTTTGAAGTAGTACCCGATCCGACTGAGAAAGCCGTTCTTTGTACTCCGACTCCCAAAGCAAATTAGGGTTGTTCATCGTGTTGGTTATATAATTTTGATACTTTTCTGCTGGTACACCGAGAAGATGTTTTGATAATAAAAAGTGTTCTATAACACGCGGGTTATATCTCGGGCTTTTGATTATTTCTAGATAAAACTGTTTTTCATAAATACTATCCTTATATTCCTTCGGCAACCCCGAATGAAATATATGATTATACAAAATACGTGCTCTTTCAATTTTGCTTAGCTGATTAGTGCTTATTACCGTTATATTAGCCGACCCGATTTTTTCCATAAATATTGAACTATTATTTTTGCAATAGTCCCAAATATAGTTTCTTGAGTTTAGAATCAAATACTTGTTCTTCTTAGATTTAATCATATTGATAAGTGTTTCAAGTTGCTTTGAATATTCAGAAGCCGAAATTGTCGAATCAACTCTCCCCAGGAAGTCATCCATCAATATGACTTCTTTTAATTCGTCACTCCCAACAGCTTTTTTAATGTCATCCAAATTGTTGCTGGATGAGCATATTGGTAAATATTTCTCCCTCATCAAAGATAAAATGGTCATATACGAACTTACGGTTTTCCCGGTTCCTGGATCGCCCATTACCAATATGACTTTGTCTTTTTTTAGACTTGTGTACATTCTTCTATAAATAGTCGTGTCAACAAAATACTTCTGAACACTCTTAATCTTTCTACGCAAATCATCGACGTCAATTTGTATATTTTTATTTATGGAAAGATGAATAATCTTTTGAAAAACCATTTCAATAGCTGTCATATCGCACATGATTAATTTCGGATTCTTTCTTAAAATATCCTTGTTCTCATCCTTTGATAAAAAATCATCAATTCGAAGGGAGTCGAAGACGTTCTCTTTCGATGGCATATATTTCGAAAAAAGTGAAAATATATCTTCCACTCGCTTTGGTGTTAATTGGCGGGTTGTAAAAAAAAAGTATTGTTGTGGCTTGATATCGTTAAGTCGCTTGCTTTCTATTTTTGCTTGTTTATAAAGTGCTCGATAATCCGTATAAACATATCTTTTTGCTTGCCCAATAATCGTGTTTTGAGTTTTCGCATCCGCGAGATCCTTTCCTCCATCCCTGCCCAAAGCAAATCTTCTAATTTGCTCTCCGGTTAATCTTTCTAAAATATCTCGTGCCAGACTCTCAAATTCAAAATCACTCAAGTTTTGGTAGAAATACCCCATAGCCACCCTCCTTGTGTTCAATGGAAAATTACAATATCCTTACCACACATTACTACTATGTCGATAAAATCCCATTTCTACGAAACTGAGATAGCATAAAAATAGATCACACAAGTGACAATCATTGTTCATCTCATTCATGTATCTTCTTACTTCATTCTGCATGATGAGTCGTGATACTGAATTTGCCGTCATCTCATAAGACGATATTCACACGGCGTTTATTCCAAAGTCGAGAGGTTTATCACTTAGAGTGAATAGTTTTCTTGGCATGAAAAAACCAAGATTCATTCTATCCATCTATGCTACATGGTGTGTTTGCTCTAGTAGACCAACAAATAACAAAACTAAGCGTTTGAAACCTGGTCAACAGTCAAAAAGGAATTCCGGATTTGAACTCCAGTACTAAAGCAATTTGATAGTGAGATTTTTACGACCGATCTCAAGGAAGAATAGCGCTTAATTGATTATTAATAAGATCTCTAGTATTAAGACAATATTTACTTTCGAAACCACGGACTGCTGGGGCATCTGTGATTTCACCAAATCTCACACTTATCAATTCTATTCCAAATCGGAATTTTAATTACCCTGGGTTTCCGAAGACTTTGCTATTACAAGCAAATATTCTTTTTGCGAGTTCTTTACTTCTTCTGCCCAATCTATGAATGTCTGTTTGAGTTTTAATGAGTTGCTGTTTGAGGGCTCGCCTTTTTTTTTAATGAGATCGCTAAGGTACAAAACCACAATCGTTTTTGAATCGGAAAGCGTTTTTCCCTCTTTGTTTCTTACTTCGCTGCGAATTGCCTGTTTCTCGCGTTCAAATATACGAAGGCCAGCAATCGATTGTCGTAAAGCTTCTTCAAGTTTACTCGCATTGCCGAATTTTACGTGGATATGTGTAGTGTTTAGTACTGACAAATCACATATTTCTATTGACTTATACATCACGCGATCGAACAAAGTCCATCCCGGCTTTTTTGACAGAATATAGTTGTAAATGAACTCTAGGTACGGTTTTCCAAATGATTTTCCGCCTGTATATGTTTCTTGTATTTCTTCAGGATAAGCCTCAAGATAATTCCATAATTCCCCATCAGAAACGGAGAATTCGGGTATATGGCGAATGTGATTTTGCTCGAGTTGCTTAACTTTTTGATTAACTCTATCAATATATGCGTCATTAAATGTACACCAACGTCCTTCAAATAAAACATAGGTGTCATCCATCACTTTAAGCTGAGTATCAATCCAGTTCATAATGCATTGTCTATGATCCGAAGTTTCAGACTTGGCAGTTAATATTACTTCCCGTACATCCATAACGTTTTTGTTCTTTATGAATGCCTTTATGTCTTCATGTTCGAGCGTTTCGTATTTCTCATGTTCCCCATGGTAAGACAACTGAAGTGATTCAATTCCAACAAGAAAGGAATAGCCGTCGGCTTCATTTCTAAAATAAAACGGCACGCTCACAACAAGCTCTTCTGATTCCGTGTCCAGTTTCAACAAATTGATAAGTATTGTATCTATTTCTGCAGATTTCTGCTTTGGAACAGGTTTCATCCTCGGAATTGGAAATCGAGGTTGATAACAATATTCAATATTAAATAAACAATCTAGCACCGTAACAACATCTAAAAGGTTAATTTCTGTCTTTGAGATTGAAAGATGCAAGTATGAGTAAAAAACCGTTATTATCGGGGCTACATTATCAAGTAATGTTGATATATATCTATCGGTATTTCTATTGGGGTCTTCGGTGATTCTAGATTTTATGATATCAACGGCCTGCCCATCTTCAATAAACATACTGCTGCCTTCGTAGTAATCAAAGATTGACTTGTTCTTAACCATTGAAAAATACTTTGATGATATTGCATCCGCTGACTTACCATCAAACAGTTTATCCGCCATCGAAATCCCATAATCGTATTCAATTAAATCGCGCACAAGGACGAATGCTCGGCCAAAAACCAAGACAAAGGAGTAACCCTTCTTTCGATTTTGAACACATATCACTCCGTGCCCAGTCATACTCGATGATCGTAATGCTTCTTGAAGTTGAAAGAATTCTTTCCACTTGTCATACCATGTAATGTCCGAGTCATCGATATATTGAATTTTGTATGCAAAAAAAACGATGTCAAAATCACCGTCAGACAAGGATCCGTTTACTGCCGAAACCCGGTTGTTTGCCTCATCCATTTTCTTTTTAAATAAGCCGAGCAATTCTTCACTAGAATAGTATTTCTCCAACTTATACACATTGATTGTGTATTTTTCTTTTCTCATACAAGCCTCGGAACTCTCATCTGTATAAAAAATTATTATGAGCCATTTTCACATTTTTATCAAAATGATTAATCTTTATTTTCGTCTTCTTTTATCTGTATCCATACATCGCCATTCTTGGGGTTTTTCGGCGCTTCCTTGCTTACGGTCGTTGTTGGAGTGTTCATGATTTGTTGTTCAATATCACCCAACTTCTTTTCATTGGATGCCAAAGATGAAATGATTGATTGAAGTTCTTCTTGGGTTGTTTCCTTTGATAATTTGATAACGGCATATGAGTCTAGGCCAATATTGATTGTCTGTGCTTGTTGTACTGTGCTGTTCTTTGGATTCCTTATAGTGTTATTCATTGATCGTGAAATACTCAAGCTACGTCCTCCGATGATACCGACAACAATGCCAATCAATCCCACCATGATACCAATTACTCCTAACCATTCGTCGAATTGCATTGTTTTACCTCCTATATTTATATGTTCTCA
Encoded here:
- a CDS encoding N-6 DNA methylase produces the protein MNNNKKEQRKKCVEYKLNVDGSLTVDEEGKPVVSLVERHLRDRQNEILFIDLRTWNTNLFDKKFVEFDPAQVQKIKKIYHDWQGRDTSKYHNVPELCKAVKMEDLIRKDYSLVPSKYIDFIDHDMEIDYPKEMARIQNEMKDLIREEIETQQLLKEAFKGIGYEIE
- a CDS encoding recombinase family protein: MQNKQVKIIKPVMTFEQNASGDFIPSKKRVCAYCRVSTDNVEQKTSYDAQVDEYTKRILSNPTWQMVRIYADEGLSGTSTKNRKEFNAMIEASRNGEIDLILTKSISRFTRNTVDCLNFIRELRTLGVEIYFEKENIYSSDTKVDFLLTIMSSIAQEEARNVSENVKWNIRKRFSEGDPVVNNKRFLGYTRDKETKQLVPIPEQAKIVQEIFALYVSGIGPAKICQLLQAKGYKTGAGRTYWRNSTINFILSNEKYCGDLIMQKTITTDYLTHKRVKNDNIAPKFHVEDNHEPIIDRETFLLAQKIKEARALQTVGKDKNLSKYTYRYPFSGIIICHECGRTLKRRYWNYGTPSARVMQQCGGYVEGKHNCRAKALYQESIEGASLQMLNEVFWNNPQTMELLEETFAKNKVQSEHEVKLVALEKEKSELQSQLTQLVDLKISTPDLPEEVFMKKYQALNGQIRTKMNDINATEKQIMIKFQKESKLSQMKKILAKQTKPFEDLDIDVFRTFIYRIIAVSRTQIVFCISTDNEYSDAEFSARRYEFSILPAIANGTIHMGKYKNTLKYRVALI
- a CDS encoding DUF6119 family protein; translation: MRKEKYTINVYKLEKYYSSEELLGLFKKKMDEANNRVSAVNGSLSDGDFDIVFFAYKIQYIDDSDITWYDKWKEFFQLQEALRSSSMTGHGVICVQNRKKGYSFVLVFGRAFVLVRDLIEYDYGISMADKLFDGKSADAISSKYFSMVKNKSIFDYYEGSSMFIEDGQAVDIIKSRITEDPNRNTDRYISTLLDNVAPIITVFYSYLHLSISKTEINLLDVVTVLDCLFNIEYCYQPRFPIPRMKPVPKQKSAEIDTILINLLKLDTESEELVVSVPFYFRNEADGYSFLVGIESLQLSYHGEHEKYETLEHEDIKAFIKNKNVMDVREVILTAKSETSDHRQCIMNWIDTQLKVMDDTYVLFEGRWCTFNDAYIDRVNQKVKQLEQNHIRHIPEFSVSDGELWNYLEAYPEEIQETYTGGKSFGKPYLEFIYNYILSKKPGWTLFDRVMYKSIEICDLSVLNTTHIHVKFGNASKLEEALRQSIAGLRIFEREKQAIRSEVRNKEGKTLSDSKTIVVLYLSDLIKKKGEPSNSNSLKLKQTFIDWAEEVKNSQKEYLLVIAKSSETQGN